In the Chryseobacterium scophthalmum genome, one interval contains:
- a CDS encoding T9SS type A sorting domain-containing protein, which produces MKKTLLILISTTGFLSAQTTITKAFNDPIIGEIVNNVNINGTVDNSATGNNVTFTNTSLTAGSASSATYSAPSSTEISTFPGSTIKMTGGGSTSYYKQTASKLEITGLVTPDATLNFSTNNGTFIGYPAAFGYSENDTASGTFSATAGSGNFSGTIAISADAYGTLLIGTKTYPNVLRIKSIQNFNLTVFGFPVGTIANTTYAYYDNLHKAPLLSTTNAVITVQGTPQNTNIAQALNETFLAVSDLKLKEKLSIYPNPAQDFIQLKGNTSKNSKIKIYGLDGKLVKTTDVKSGKIEVSELPPAAYFIEVSGSKTTKETTKFIKK; this is translated from the coding sequence ATGAAAAAAACTCTCCTTATTTTAATTTCCACTACAGGTTTCTTATCTGCTCAAACTACGATTACAAAAGCATTTAATGATCCTATTATCGGTGAAATCGTCAACAATGTTAATATCAACGGAACGGTAGATAATTCTGCAACAGGTAATAATGTAACCTTTACGAATACAAGTTTAACAGCCGGCTCTGCATCTTCAGCAACTTATTCTGCACCAAGTTCCACAGAGATTTCTACTTTTCCGGGATCGACTATTAAAATGACAGGTGGCGGAAGTACATCTTACTACAAACAAACCGCTTCAAAACTTGAAATTACAGGATTGGTAACTCCGGATGCCACGCTGAATTTTTCTACCAACAACGGAACTTTCATTGGTTATCCTGCAGCTTTTGGTTATTCTGAAAACGATACAGCTTCAGGTACATTCAGCGCAACTGCAGGATCGGGAAATTTTTCGGGAACCATTGCCATTTCAGCGGACGCTTACGGAACTCTTCTCATCGGAACGAAAACGTATCCAAATGTTTTAAGGATAAAATCAATACAGAACTTCAACCTTACTGTGTTTGGTTTTCCGGTAGGAACTATTGCCAATACAACATATGCCTATTATGACAATCTGCACAAAGCTCCACTACTAAGTACAACCAATGCAGTGATTACTGTTCAGGGAACTCCGCAAAACACCAATATAGCACAAGCTTTAAATGAAACTTTTCTAGCAGTTTCAGATTTAAAATTAAAAGAGAAACTAAGCATTTATCCAAATCCGGCGCAGGATTTTATTCAATTAAAAGGTAATACTTCAAAAAATTCTAAAATTAAAATTTATGGCTTAGATGGAAAGCTGGTTAAAACCACAGATGTAAAATCCGGGAAAATTGAAGTTTCAGAATTACCACCCGCTGCTTATTTCATTGAAGTTTCAGGTTCAAAAACGACAAAAGAAACTACTAAATTCATAAAGAAATAG
- a CDS encoding DUF2268 domain-containing putative Zn-dependent protease (predicted Zn-dependent protease with a strongly conserved HExxH motif) — protein MKKLLSLIIILCLATATFAQKNKQVFVSTDIDNFWTAYDKINATKDSAQQYKLLKNLYLDKGTPGLKSLIKVRNYSEKEFISWMTQYPKFWSSLKPNTLKVKSLYPKINANIQKLKKAYPDLKPATIYFSFGAFRTGGTIDGNRVLIGSELSLADKTTIIDEFPTWRQNFYKNQNPFHELPLLCTHEYIHTQQKELVENLLSMCLYEGVAEFISCKVTNTKSDAPAIEFGKANQKIVVDKFVSDLFIINNNYNWLWGENKNELKVRDLGYYIGYEICERYYNLSKDKVKAVKELIELDYTNEKEVECIVDLTKLLPKTLEELNSDYEKQRPTVVKLLPFENGSQNVKSGLTKITISFSESLLKHNTGLDYGPLGKDHCPKIRPERFFSEDGKSWTFEADLKPNQHYQILISSNFRKENGVRLKPYLIDFKTID, from the coding sequence ATGAAGAAACTGCTTAGTTTGATAATCATTTTATGTTTAGCAACGGCTACATTTGCACAAAAAAATAAACAGGTTTTTGTATCGACAGACATTGATAATTTTTGGACTGCTTATGACAAAATAAATGCTACCAAAGACAGTGCTCAGCAATATAAGCTATTAAAAAATCTTTATCTTGATAAAGGAACTCCCGGACTAAAAAGTCTGATTAAAGTTCGCAACTATTCAGAAAAAGAATTTATTAGCTGGATGACACAATATCCAAAATTCTGGTCTTCATTAAAACCCAATACCTTAAAAGTAAAAAGTCTTTACCCGAAAATAAATGCAAATATTCAGAAGCTTAAAAAAGCATATCCTGATTTAAAACCTGCCACAATTTATTTTTCATTTGGTGCTTTCAGAACAGGGGGAACAATTGATGGAAACAGGGTTTTAATTGGAAGTGAACTGTCATTAGCAGATAAAACCACCATCATCGATGAGTTTCCAACTTGGCGACAAAACTTCTATAAAAATCAAAATCCTTTTCATGAACTGCCTTTGTTGTGTACCCACGAATACATCCATACCCAACAAAAAGAATTAGTTGAAAATTTACTTTCGATGTGTTTGTATGAAGGGGTTGCAGAGTTTATTTCCTGCAAAGTTACCAATACAAAATCTGATGCACCTGCCATTGAATTCGGAAAAGCAAATCAAAAAATCGTTGTTGATAAATTTGTATCTGATCTGTTTATCATCAATAATAATTACAATTGGCTTTGGGGAGAGAATAAAAATGAATTAAAAGTAAGAGATTTAGGATATTATATTGGTTATGAAATTTGCGAACGCTATTATAACCTTTCAAAAGACAAAGTAAAAGCAGTTAAAGAGCTTATTGAGCTTGACTACACCAATGAAAAAGAAGTTGAATGTATTGTTGATTTAACCAAATTATTGCCAAAAACTTTAGAAGAATTAAATAGCGATTACGAAAAACAAAGACCGACAGTTGTAAAATTATTACCATTTGAAAATGGCAGCCAAAATGTAAAATCAGGTCTTACAAAAATTACAATTTCCTTTTCTGAATCTTTATTAAAACACAACACAGGGTTAGATTATGGACCTCTTGGAAAAGATCACTGCCCTAAAATTAGACCTGAAAGATTTTTTAGTGAAGATGGAAAATCTTGGACATTTGAAGCCGATCTGAAACCTAATCAGCACTATCAAATTTTGATTTCCAGCAATTTTAGAAAAGAAAATGGAGTAAGACTTAAACCTTATTTAATTGACTTTAAAACAATTGACTAA
- a CDS encoding DinB family protein, which yields MNLKTLMTHTAQYNNWVVNKYIDWLSTKSDEQLNQEVISSFPTILKTLHHIWQTQEYWWSHIGENDDFDFAATSATTGKEEIFNAIRNNSRKLMEYVESLSEEDLIKNVKIDSQWFQCDFSKYEYIQHIILHGTYHRGQIVTMGRNIGITDAPMTDYNFWNIYKETDVPIMN from the coding sequence ATGAATCTAAAAACTTTAATGACTCACACCGCTCAGTACAACAATTGGGTTGTTAACAAGTACATCGACTGGCTTTCTACAAAATCTGATGAACAACTTAATCAGGAAGTTATTTCAAGCTTTCCGACAATCTTAAAAACATTGCATCACATTTGGCAAACACAGGAATATTGGTGGAGTCATATCGGAGAAAATGATGATTTTGATTTTGCTGCCACTTCAGCAACAACCGGTAAAGAAGAAATTTTCAATGCTATCAGAAACAACTCTCGAAAACTAATGGAGTATGTAGAAAGTTTATCTGAAGAAGATCTTATAAAAAATGTAAAAATTGACTCACAATGGTTTCAGTGTGATTTTTCAAAATATGAATACATTCAGCATATCATTTTACACGGAACGTATCACAGAGGGCAAATTGTAACGATGGGACGAAATATAGGAATCACCGACGCACCAATGACAGATTATAATTTCTGGAATATTTATAAAGAAACAGACGTACCAATTATGAACTAA
- a CDS encoding alpha/beta hydrolase, protein MKNFGVFLMFNCIGFIFNSCQDKKTEKETESNNIKVADKIETEPQEIPIWNKSIPDFELIKGTESYNDGMATNVSKPTMTVFSPKGKNTGVAVIVYPGGGYNKLAINLEGSEICKWLASIGVTGILLKYRVPASGPHYNEECDCEKDPVKPLALQDAQRSLGLVRARAKEWNIDPNKIGVMGFSAGGHLVADLSTNYRERAYPLTDEFDNISCKPNFGIVFYPGHMTFHTTKPYELNPMIPVDRETPPTFILQAGNDNIDKIENSLVYYMALHKAGVHAEYHIYSEGGHAFGLKESAQKIPNWEKLPIADWEVLVERWLKTIKMTSD, encoded by the coding sequence ATGAAAAATTTTGGAGTATTTTTAATGTTTAATTGCATTGGCTTTATCTTTAATTCATGTCAGGATAAAAAGACAGAGAAAGAAACAGAAAGCAATAATATTAAAGTAGCTGATAAGATTGAAACCGAACCTCAAGAAATCCCGATTTGGAATAAATCAATTCCGGATTTTGAACTTATTAAAGGTACCGAATCCTATAATGATGGAATGGCGACAAATGTCTCAAAACCAACCATGACAGTTTTCTCTCCCAAAGGAAAAAATACAGGCGTTGCTGTTATTGTTTATCCGGGTGGAGGTTACAACAAACTTGCGATTAATCTTGAAGGCTCAGAAATTTGTAAATGGCTCGCTTCAATCGGAGTTACAGGAATATTATTAAAATACAGAGTTCCAGCTTCTGGTCCGCATTATAACGAAGAATGCGATTGTGAAAAAGATCCCGTAAAACCTTTGGCTTTACAAGATGCACAAAGAAGTTTAGGCTTGGTTCGTGCACGAGCAAAAGAATGGAATATTGATCCAAATAAAATTGGAGTGATGGGATTTTCTGCAGGTGGACATTTGGTTGCAGATTTGAGCACCAATTATAGAGAAAGAGCCTATCCTTTGACGGATGAATTTGATAATATAAGCTGTAAACCCAACTTCGGAATTGTTTTTTATCCTGGACATATGACATTTCATACCACAAAACCTTATGAATTAAATCCAATGATTCCGGTTGATCGCGAAACTCCGCCTACCTTTATTTTGCAGGCCGGAAATGATAACATTGATAAAATTGAAAATTCTTTGGTTTATTATATGGCATTACACAAAGCAGGCGTTCATGCAGAATATCATATCTATTCGGAAGGAGGTCACGCTTTTGGATTGAAAGAATCTGCACAAAAAATTCCAAATTGGGAAAAACTGCCAATTGCAGATTGGGAAGTTCTGGTTGAAAGATGGCTTAAAACAATAAAAATGACTTCAGATTAA
- a CDS encoding DUF1801 domain-containing protein, with protein sequence MAKTKTTYTEIDVKDFLDSYVDNEQKKTDSLQLIELMQEWSDSEPKMWGPSIIGFGNYHYKYASGHEGDAPVIGFSPRKAAFSLYVYSDTEKSKLLLPNLGKFKMSKACIYIKKLSDIDVSILKELCMESIQYISEHHECSCRAKS encoded by the coding sequence ATGGCAAAAACAAAGACAACGTACACCGAGATAGACGTAAAAGATTTTTTAGATTCTTATGTTGACAATGAGCAGAAAAAAACCGACAGTTTACAATTGATAGAACTGATGCAGGAATGGTCTGATTCTGAACCCAAAATGTGGGGTCCATCGATTATAGGATTTGGAAATTATCATTATAAATATGCAAGCGGGCACGAAGGTGACGCGCCGGTTATTGGGTTTTCGCCCAGAAAAGCAGCGTTTTCGCTGTACGTTTACTCCGATACTGAAAAAAGTAAATTATTACTACCAAATCTTGGAAAATTTAAAATGAGTAAGGCCTGTATTTATATAAAAAAACTTTCTGATATTGATGTTTCTATTTTAAAGGAACTTTGTATGGAATCAATTCAATACATCAGTGAACATCATGAATGTTCTTGCAGAGCCAAATCATAG
- a CDS encoding AadS family aminoglycoside 6-adenylyltransferase, with translation MKAREEKLKSIINWSENNEDVRAVLLTSSLINPLASVDEFSDLDIELIFENNTQYISDNNWTHHFGNPITMIEEDENSFDGKHAMKMILYDDHVKVDFKLFSKDKFLEEVKLKELPEDWDIGYKVLIDKEEITKEMQKPSFQVSIIKKPSKEEFQHILNDFWWDTTYVAKCLARNEIFYAKFMSETNIRTEYLIPLIEWYIASKHNWNITTNKYGRLFKKYLNHEMWLKTEQTFSGSNIKDNWTALLAMADLVSEIGTELSEKLDYEYPFKLEKDIRKYLNELKIK, from the coding sequence ATGAAAGCCAGAGAAGAAAAATTAAAATCCATTATTAATTGGTCAGAAAATAACGAAGATGTAAGAGCGGTTTTACTCACAAGTTCACTTATAAATCCTCTTGCGTCTGTTGATGAATTTAGTGATTTAGATATTGAACTTATTTTTGAAAATAATACACAATATATTTCAGACAATAATTGGACACATCATTTTGGAAATCCAATTACGATGATTGAAGAAGATGAAAATAGCTTCGATGGAAAACATGCAATGAAAATGATTTTGTATGATGATCATGTAAAAGTTGATTTTAAACTATTCAGCAAAGACAAGTTTCTGGAAGAAGTAAAACTGAAAGAATTACCTGAAGATTGGGATATTGGCTATAAAGTTCTAATCGACAAAGAAGAAATAACAAAGGAAATGCAGAAACCCAGCTTTCAGGTTTCCATCATCAAAAAACCATCAAAAGAAGAGTTCCAACATATTCTCAATGACTTTTGGTGGGACACAACTTACGTTGCAAAATGTCTAGCAAGAAATGAAATATTTTATGCAAAATTTATGTCGGAAACCAATATCCGAACTGAATATCTAATTCCTCTCATCGAATGGTATATCGCAAGTAAGCACAACTGGAACATAACAACCAATAAATACGGAAGGCTTTTTAAAAAATATCTAAACCATGAAATGTGGCTGAAAACAGAGCAAACATTTTCAGGAAGTAATATAAAAGATAATTGGACAGCTTTATTGGCAATGGCTGATTTAGTTTCAGAAATCGGAACTGAATTGTCGGAAAAGTTAGATTATGAATATCCTTTTAAATTAGAAAAAGATATCCGGAAGTATTTAAACGAGCTTAAAATAAAATAA
- a CDS encoding alginate O-acetyltransferase AlgX-related protein produces MKRFISKTAIFIIPFLVLYIITFLFFTVNAGDLLRIGFIPSTDKKYRQNFTSYNHEMKFTELSKSKAKTYQILTIGDSFSEQGKSGYQNVLANDFSILHVDRFISNNQIQKLVELSNGNFFDTYNVQYVILQGVERDLIDDVKNINNKSRTDIHQIDSIVTNHKPEQNKEEYNFFSRTTLRFPYYALKYFTDKNYLSNEQVYNVELNTKSLFSNNSNKLLFYYKDLNNTRQNNLPENAIKLNRILNNISEKLKEKNITLIFLPSPDKYDIYYDYIVDKQNLTKPIFFDNFKKLNKEYICINSKEILTEELKNKKDIYYFDDTHWSPIASVIIAQKIKEIIMSHK; encoded by the coding sequence ATGAAAAGATTTATTTCAAAAACGGCAATCTTCATTATACCCTTCTTGGTTTTATACATCATTACGTTTTTGTTTTTCACAGTTAATGCTGGAGACTTATTGCGTATAGGATTCATTCCCTCTACAGATAAAAAATATCGGCAAAATTTCACATCCTACAACCATGAAATGAAGTTTACTGAGCTATCAAAATCGAAAGCGAAAACATATCAAATACTGACTATTGGAGATTCGTTTTCAGAACAGGGAAAGAGTGGTTATCAAAATGTTTTAGCCAATGATTTCAGTATTCTGCACGTTGACCGCTTTATTTCAAACAATCAGATTCAAAAATTGGTTGAATTGTCCAATGGTAATTTTTTTGATACCTATAATGTTCAATATGTGATTTTACAAGGTGTAGAAAGAGATTTAATTGATGACGTAAAAAATATAAACAATAAATCCAGAACTGACATTCATCAAATAGATTCGATAGTTACAAATCATAAACCCGAACAAAACAAAGAAGAATACAATTTCTTTTCCCGTACAACTTTAAGATTTCCTTATTACGCTTTGAAATACTTCACAGACAAAAATTATTTATCAAATGAACAAGTTTATAATGTTGAATTAAATACGAAATCATTATTTAGCAATAATTCAAATAAGTTACTTTTTTATTATAAAGACTTGAATAATACCAGGCAAAACAATTTACCTGAAAATGCAATCAAACTCAACAGAATTTTAAACAACATCTCAGAAAAACTTAAAGAAAAAAATATAACACTTATATTTTTACCTTCACCAGATAAATACGATATCTATTATGATTATATTGTTGATAAGCAAAATCTGACGAAGCCTATATTTTTTGATAACTTCAAAAAGCTTAATAAAGAATACATTTGCATCAACTCAAAAGAAATATTGACAGAGGAATTAAAAAATAAAAAAGACATTTACTATTTTGATGATACTCATTGGTCACCAATAGCATCGGTGATCATAGCACAAAAAATAAAAGAAATAATAATGTCACATAAATAA
- a CDS encoding MBOAT family O-acyltransferase, which produces MLFNSIGFVIFLPVVFLLYWFLTNKNLKLQNILLLLSSYFFYACWDWRFLFLLMFSTLLDYFTGLKMQDANNQKRKRFWFWLSVAVNLGFLGIFKYYNFFAESFAETISYVGLQVNPWTLKVILPVGISFYTFHGLSYVIDIYKRRIKAESNVVDYAVFVSFFPLLVAGPIERATHLLPQIKKRRTFDYTKAVDGLKQILWGLFKKIVIADNCAEFANQIFNNSADQSGSNLALGAIFFAFQIYGDFSGYSDIAIGTARLFGIDLLRNFAFPYFSRDIAEFWRRWHISLSSWFKDYLYIPLGGSKGGNWMRIRNTFIIFIVSGFWHGANWTFIVWGALNALFILPSIIMKTNRNNLETVAQGNLLPTVKEFFQMTITFTLAVFAWIFFRAENITHALSYISGIFSKSLFSIPTITPHFPVLIIIILIIIFTIIEWLGREQQYAIAMLGTKWKSSLRYAMYYAIIIAIFWFAGKDQQFIYFQF; this is translated from the coding sequence ATGCTTTTTAACTCAATAGGCTTTGTAATATTTTTACCCGTAGTATTTCTGCTTTATTGGTTTTTAACAAATAAAAATCTCAAACTTCAAAATATATTATTACTCTTATCAAGCTACTTTTTTTATGCTTGCTGGGATTGGCGTTTTTTATTTTTGCTTATGTTTTCTACGCTTTTAGATTATTTTACAGGCTTGAAAATGCAGGATGCAAACAATCAAAAAAGAAAACGATTTTGGTTTTGGCTAAGCGTAGCAGTAAATCTTGGATTTCTTGGTATATTTAAATATTACAACTTCTTTGCAGAATCTTTTGCCGAAACAATTTCTTATGTCGGTTTGCAAGTCAACCCTTGGACATTAAAAGTAATTCTTCCGGTTGGTATTTCTTTTTACACATTTCACGGGCTTTCTTATGTGATCGATATTTATAAACGTAGAATTAAAGCAGAAAGTAATGTTGTAGACTATGCCGTTTTTGTGAGTTTCTTTCCTTTACTTGTTGCCGGACCCATTGAAAGAGCAACCCATTTACTACCACAAATAAAAAAAAGACGAACTTTTGATTACACAAAAGCCGTCGACGGTTTAAAGCAAATACTTTGGGGACTTTTCAAGAAAATAGTTATCGCTGATAATTGTGCTGAGTTTGCCAATCAAATTTTCAACAATTCTGCTGATCAATCCGGAAGTAATTTAGCATTAGGAGCTATTTTTTTTGCCTTTCAGATTTATGGAGATTTTTCTGGATATTCTGATATTGCTATAGGAACTGCAAGACTTTTTGGAATAGATTTATTAAGAAATTTTGCATTCCCCTATTTTTCAAGAGACATTGCAGAATTTTGGAGGCGTTGGCATATTTCGCTTTCTTCGTGGTTCAAAGATTATTTATACATTCCATTAGGTGGCAGCAAAGGAGGAAACTGGATGCGTATCCGCAACACATTTATTATTTTTATTGTAAGTGGTTTTTGGCACGGTGCAAACTGGACTTTTATTGTTTGGGGAGCATTAAATGCTCTTTTTATTTTGCCATCTATTATCATGAAAACCAACCGTAATAATTTAGAAACAGTAGCACAGGGAAATTTATTGCCCACAGTAAAAGAGTTTTTTCAAATGACCATAACCTTTACTTTGGCTGTGTTTGCATGGATATTTTTCAGAGCAGAAAATATAACACACGCACTTTCGTACATTTCAGGTATATTTTCTAAATCTCTTTTTTCTATTCCAACTATTACACCCCATTTTCCCGTTCTTATTATTATCATTCTTATTATTATTTTTACTATTATTGAATGGTTGGGCAGAGAACAGCAATACGCTATTGCAATGCTGGGAACAAAATGGAAAAGCTCGTTAAGATATGCAATGTATTATGCTATTATCATTGCAATATTTTGGTTTGCAGGAAAAGATCAACAGTTTATTTATTTTCAGTTTTAA
- a CDS encoding GNAT family N-acetyltransferase gives MNLPPYDKFPEIVSETIILREIQNDDIKDIVEISFYDAMPALNVENAKEMQERINLDYQNGSSIHWGIANKQTNQIMGTLSYYRGFDHGMGELGCILKSEFHGKGFMTTAMKQAAEFGVNYMGLTKVIAITDKNNSNAIKLFDRVGFVKTRDLEENEIEYQFVNK, from the coding sequence ATGAACCTTCCACCTTACGATAAATTCCCGGAAATTGTTTCCGAAACCATCATTTTGAGAGAAATTCAAAATGATGATATTAAAGATATTGTTGAAATATCTTTCTATGATGCAATGCCTGCTTTGAATGTTGAAAATGCAAAAGAAATGCAGGAGAGAATTAATCTGGATTACCAAAACGGTTCATCAATTCATTGGGGAATTGCCAATAAACAAACCAATCAAATTATGGGAACTTTGAGTTATTATCGTGGCTTTGATCATGGAATGGGAGAACTGGGTTGTATTTTGAAATCTGAATTTCATGGAAAAGGTTTTATGACCACAGCGATGAAACAGGCTGCCGAATTTGGTGTTAATTATATGGGTCTTACAAAAGTAATTGCGATTACAGACAAAAATAACAGTAACGCAATAAAACTTTTTGACAGAGTTGGTTTTGTTAAAACGAGAGATCTTGAAGAAAATGAAATTGAATATCAATTTGTAAATAAATAG
- a CDS encoding DUF1801 domain-containing protein has translation MTIQEQIEEYITSHKEPKCSDLENLHQIILELMPKCKLWFLDGKNEENKTVSNPNIGYGIHLMKYADGKTRDFYKIGLSANTTGISIYIMGIEDKKYLANTFGEKIGKASVTSYCIKFKKLDGINIEVLKEAIQSAL, from the coding sequence ATGACCATCCAAGAACAAATAGAAGAATATATCACAAGTCACAAAGAACCAAAATGCAGTGATTTAGAAAATCTGCATCAGATTATTCTTGAGCTTATGCCAAAATGCAAATTATGGTTTTTAGACGGCAAAAATGAAGAAAACAAAACCGTTTCCAATCCGAATATTGGCTACGGAATTCATCTCATGAAATATGCTGATGGAAAAACCCGAGACTTTTACAAAATCGGATTGAGTGCCAATACAACAGGAATTTCCATTTATATTATGGGGATTGAAGACAAAAAATACTTAGCCAATACATTTGGAGAAAAAATAGGTAAAGCCAGCGTCACGAGCTACTGCATAAAATTCAAAAAACTGGATGGTATCAACATTGAAGTTCTTAAAGAAGCAATACAATCTGCTCTTTAA
- a CDS encoding metallophosphoesterase family protein, with protein sequence MRVAIFSDIHGKMLLPFKLVDLYQKETGNKIDFILQCGDMGAYPNIENLDKATIKHAQYDRDELGFHDDFIKTDQKIKLFLDELNINMICVRGNHEDHDFLNNLEKENSQNSLFPIDVYERVFVCRSGLQQKLETENEVLNFVGIGRIGDRKGRSEKRFIQDYERKEIKKLLKTKDTFDILITHDKDDSQSGYGMTEIREILDNVIFHYHFYGHTGEAFKQETDFNGITESIKVKELKFNESGILEKGCMVILTKENGELSIETVDQKLTNKMTKFNWKLQ encoded by the coding sequence ATGAGAGTAGCTATTTTTTCTGACATACACGGTAAGATGCTATTGCCTTTCAAACTGGTAGATTTATACCAAAAAGAAACAGGCAACAAAATTGATTTCATCCTGCAATGCGGAGATATGGGAGCTTATCCGAACATAGAAAATCTGGACAAGGCAACGATAAAGCATGCTCAATATGACAGAGATGAACTGGGATTTCATGACGATTTTATTAAAACAGATCAAAAAATAAAGTTATTTTTAGATGAACTTAATATCAATATGATCTGTGTTCGTGGAAATCATGAAGATCACGATTTTTTAAATAATCTGGAAAAGGAAAATTCTCAAAACAGCCTGTTTCCAATTGATGTTTATGAAAGAGTTTTTGTCTGCAGATCGGGTTTACAACAAAAATTAGAAACAGAAAATGAAGTTTTAAATTTTGTAGGCATCGGCAGAATCGGAGACAGAAAAGGAAGATCAGAAAAACGTTTTATTCAGGATTACGAAAGAAAGGAAATCAAAAAGCTGTTAAAAACAAAAGACACTTTTGATATCTTAATTACCCACGATAAAGACGATAGCCAAAGCGGTTATGGTATGACTGAAATCAGAGAAATATTGGATAATGTAATTTTTCATTATCATTTTTATGGACATACAGGAGAAGCTTTTAAACAGGAAACAGATTTTAATGGCATCACAGAATCCATAAAAGTAAAGGAGCTGAAATTTAACGAAAGTGGAATTTTAGAAAAAGGCTGTATGGTAATCTTGACAAAAGAAAACGGAGAATTAAGCATTGAAACTGTTGATCAGAAACTGACGAATAAAATGACAAAGTTTAATTGGAAACTTCAGTAA
- a CDS encoding DUF2200 domain-containing protein, translating to MKPTPQHNERIAKMTFSSVYPHYITKVESKGRTVEELHQVIEWLTGFNAKKLQGLVDEKVTFETFFENAKLNPNAHLITGVICGYRIEEIENPLTKQARYLDKLVDELAKGRKMEKILRQ from the coding sequence ATGAAACCGACACCCCAACATAATGAGAGAATTGCGAAAATGACCTTTTCATCGGTTTATCCACACTACATTACAAAGGTAGAAAGCAAAGGCAGAACCGTTGAAGAATTGCATCAGGTGATAGAATGGTTAACCGGTTTTAATGCTAAAAAACTACAGGGACTGGTTGATGAAAAAGTAACATTTGAAACCTTTTTTGAGAATGCAAAACTAAATCCTAATGCTCATCTTATAACAGGAGTAATCTGTGGCTACAGAATTGAAGAAATTGAAAACCCACTGACAAAACAGGCTAGGTATTTAGATAAATTAGTCGACGAATTGGCAAAAGGCAGAAAAATGGAAAAGATTTTAAGACAGTAA